One region of Mycobacteriales bacterium genomic DNA includes:
- a CDS encoding MOSC domain-containing protein — translation MGFIESVNVGVPKPYAGKTGRSGIDKIPTAEPVAVTVPGWGGSGLAGDEIVDKPNHGGPDQAVYGYAREDLEVWAERLGRPIRGGWFGENLTTAGLDVTGAVAGEIWRVGSTVLQVTCPRIPCATFTDQVGRDHWSTEFIRHGVPGAYLRVLRPGQVRAGDEVTVTDRPDSPVTIGVMFRAMTVEPDLLRLLLDAPLVPEDIRALAARRVPAR, via the coding sequence GTGGGCTTCATCGAGTCAGTGAACGTCGGGGTGCCGAAGCCGTACGCGGGGAAGACCGGCCGCAGCGGGATCGACAAGATCCCCACCGCCGAGCCGGTCGCGGTCACCGTGCCGGGGTGGGGCGGCAGCGGCCTGGCCGGCGACGAGATCGTCGACAAGCCCAACCACGGCGGCCCGGACCAGGCCGTCTACGGGTACGCCCGGGAGGACCTCGAGGTCTGGGCGGAGCGGCTCGGCCGGCCGATCCGGGGCGGCTGGTTCGGCGAGAACCTCACCACCGCCGGCCTCGACGTCACCGGCGCGGTCGCCGGCGAGATCTGGCGGGTCGGCAGCACGGTCCTGCAGGTCACCTGCCCGCGGATCCCGTGCGCGACGTTCACCGACCAGGTCGGGCGGGACCACTGGAGCACGGAGTTCATCCGGCACGGCGTGCCCGGGGCGTACCTGCGGGTGCTGCGGCCGGGGCAGGTCCGGGCCGGGGACGAGGTCACGGTCACCGACCGGCCGGACTCGCCGGTCACGATCGGCGTCATGTTCCGGGCGATGACCGTCGAGCCGGACCTGCTGCGGCTGCTCCTGGACGCGCCGCTGGTGCCCGAGGACATCCGCGCGCTGGCCGCGCGCCGGGTCCCGGCCCGGTAG